Proteins encoded by one window of Polaribacter haliotis:
- a CDS encoding sigma-54-dependent transcriptional regulator gives MRKKEATILIVDDDDDILFSARISLKKYFSKIITENNPQNINSHLTKNTIDVVLLDMNYRIGFEDGKEGLYWLKNIKEISPETTILLMTAFGSVNLAVDAIKKGATDFILKPWTTEKLYTSVNAGVELSRSKRKNTQLETIQEHQDKEFHQKTEHIIGNSTAMQSAMNLVKKVAPTDANVLILGENGTGKYVFAKEIHLQSNRKNYPFIHVDLGSLNENLFESELFGYVKGAFTDAHKDTLGRFELAKGGTIFLDEIGNLPLHLQSKLLTVIQNRKVTRLGEGKETEIDARIICATNAPIHKMVEEETFRQDLLFRINTIELNLPPLRERTNDIKLLATHFLEKLTQKYRKKITNFTSEALKAMEKYHWPGNIREIEHIVERAVIITDNDEIEVSDLHFSAKKIDVNLGESLNLEETEKVLIQQAITKHQGNISKAAKDLGLTRAALYRRLEKHQL, from the coding sequence ATGAGAAAAAAAGAAGCAACCATTTTAATTGTAGATGATGATGATGATATTCTGTTTTCGGCCAGAATTAGCTTGAAAAAATACTTTTCAAAAATAATTACTGAAAATAATCCACAAAATATAAATTCGCATTTAACGAAGAACACAATAGATGTTGTATTGTTAGATATGAATTATAGAATTGGTTTCGAAGATGGAAAAGAAGGTTTGTATTGGCTAAAAAACATTAAAGAAATTAGCCCAGAAACTACCATTCTTCTAATGACTGCTTTTGGAAGCGTAAATTTAGCAGTAGATGCCATTAAAAAAGGGGCAACCGATTTTATCTTAAAACCTTGGACAACAGAAAAACTCTACACTTCTGTAAATGCGGGTGTAGAATTATCTCGTTCTAAAAGAAAAAATACCCAATTAGAAACCATTCAAGAACACCAAGACAAAGAGTTTCACCAAAAAACGGAACATATTATTGGAAATTCTACAGCAATGCAATCTGCCATGAATTTGGTTAAAAAAGTAGCGCCAACAGATGCCAATGTTTTAATTTTAGGTGAAAATGGAACAGGAAAATATGTGTTTGCTAAAGAAATTCATTTACAATCGAACAGAAAAAATTATCCTTTTATTCACGTAGATTTAGGTTCTTTAAATGAAAATTTATTCGAAAGTGAATTGTTTGGTTACGTTAAAGGAGCCTTTACAGATGCGCATAAAGATACTTTAGGGAGATTCGAATTGGCAAAAGGTGGAACTATTTTCTTGGATGAAATTGGAAATTTACCACTCCATTTACAATCTAAATTATTAACTGTTATTCAGAATCGGAAAGTGACACGTTTAGGAGAAGGAAAAGAAACGGAAATTGATGCCAGAATTATTTGTGCTACAAATGCGCCAATTCATAAAATGGTGGAAGAAGAAACATTTCGTCAAGATTTATTATTCAGAATAAATACCATTGAATTGAACTTGCCTCCACTTCGTGAAAGAACAAATGATATAAAGTTGTTAGCAACACATTTTCTTGAAAAATTAACACAGAAATATCGAAAGAAAATAACCAATTTTACTTCGGAAGCATTAAAAGCAATGGAAAAATACCATTGGCCAGGAAATATTAGAGAAATAGAACATATTGTAGAACGTGCTGTAATAATAACAGATAATGATGAGATTGAAGTTTCTGACTTGCATTTTTCAGCAAAGAAAATTGACGTAAATTTAGGCGAAAGTTTAAATTTAGAAGAAACTGAAAAAGTATTAATTCAGCAAGCAATTACAAAACACCAAGGCAATATTTCTAAAGCTGCAAAAGATTTGGGCTTAACAAGAGCTGCTTTGTACAGAAGATTAGAGAAACATCAATTATAA
- a CDS encoding efflux RND transporter periplasmic adaptor subunit, translated as MDTQIKPKNKKTKKMLLWGIPAVILMAVILMNATRKKQVNLKKDTISIREVTKGDFEDVILFNSTVEPKTSVLVNVIQGGSVSEIFVESGQIIKKGTPLLKVYNPNAELNYLTQETAMVEQINNLRNLRVNIKNQQLSLDQQLLSIDNDFRNADRQYKLDSTLYKKEVIAKNDYQKTQQEYSFQKERSGVIKKSVFNEKKSRDNQLARINTSLSNMEKSLELLYKNKENFVVKAPVDGLLSSFNPILGESYNQGQPIGKMDVLDGYKLVAKVDEYYNSKLQEGISGTVALNSKNYEVKLSKVFSEIVGGQFKLELNFKQDSLSNDVKRGMSLKTKVFLSSKTEALLLSKGLFYQSTNGAWVFVLNSDNKAVKRNIKIGRENPFYYEVLEGLQVGDKVITSSYDDYKDVEEINIE; from the coding sequence ATGGATACTCAAATAAAACCTAAAAATAAAAAAACTAAAAAAATGCTCTTATGGGGAATTCCTGCTGTTATTTTAATGGCAGTAATTTTAATGAATGCTACCAGAAAAAAGCAAGTCAATCTTAAAAAAGATACCATTAGTATTCGTGAAGTTACCAAAGGAGATTTCGAAGATGTTATTTTATTTAATAGTACAGTAGAACCTAAAACTTCTGTTTTGGTGAATGTAATTCAAGGTGGTTCTGTTTCAGAAATTTTTGTGGAAAGTGGACAAATCATTAAAAAAGGGACGCCACTTTTAAAGGTGTATAACCCAAATGCAGAATTGAATTATCTAACGCAAGAAACTGCAATGGTGGAGCAAATTAACAACTTAAGAAACTTACGTGTGAATATTAAAAATCAGCAATTAAGTTTAGACCAACAATTATTAAGTATCGATAATGATTTTAGAAATGCAGACAGACAATATAAATTAGATTCTACTTTGTATAAAAAAGAGGTGATTGCAAAAAACGATTATCAGAAAACACAACAAGAATATTCTTTTCAAAAAGAGAGAAGTGGTGTGATTAAAAAGAGTGTTTTCAACGAGAAAAAAAGTAGAGATAATCAATTAGCAAGAATAAATACTTCTTTATCAAACATGGAAAAGAGTTTGGAATTATTATACAAAAACAAAGAGAATTTTGTGGTAAAAGCGCCTGTAGATGGTTTGTTGTCTTCATTTAATCCTATTTTAGGAGAAAGCTACAATCAAGGGCAACCAATTGGAAAAATGGATGTTTTAGACGGTTATAAATTAGTGGCAAAGGTTGATGAATATTACAATTCTAAATTACAAGAAGGTATTTCTGGAACTGTTGCCTTAAACTCAAAAAACTACGAAGTAAAATTATCGAAAGTGTTTTCAGAAATTGTTGGAGGACAATTTAAATTAGAATTAAATTTTAAACAAGATTCCCTTTCAAACGACGTAAAAAGAGGAATGTCTTTAAAAACAAAAGTATTTTTATCAAGCAAAACTGAAGCTTTATTATTAAGTAAAGGTTTGTTTTATCAAAGTACAAATGGTGCTTGGGTTTTTGTGTTAAATTCTGATAATAAAGCAGTAAAAAGAAATATTAAAATAGGAAGAGAAAATCCTTTTTATTATGAAGTTTTAGAAGGATTGCAAGTAGGAGATAAGGTAATTACATCGAGTTACGATGATTATAAAGATGTTGAAGAGATTAATATTGAGTAG
- a CDS encoding ABC transporter ATP-binding protein, with translation MIKITDLVKVYRTEEVETTALNKLSLEVKKGEFVSIMGASGCGKSTLLNIIGLLDAPNNGSYLFDGTEVATFNEKQRAGLRKANIGFVFQNFNLIDELTVYENVELPLIYNKVKASERKERVTEILERIGIAHRAKHFPLQLSGGQQQRVAVARALVTNPKLILADEPTGNLDSKSGNDVMELLTELHATGATIIMVTHSAYDAQFSSRIVTLKDGEIISEKTNEHKVDVLVE, from the coding sequence ATGATTAAAATAACAGATTTAGTAAAGGTTTACAGAACAGAAGAAGTAGAAACTACAGCTTTAAATAAGTTGAGTTTAGAAGTTAAAAAAGGTGAATTTGTTTCTATAATGGGAGCTTCAGGTTGTGGGAAATCTACACTTTTAAATATCATTGGTTTGTTAGATGCTCCAAATAATGGAAGCTATCTTTTTGATGGAACAGAAGTGGCAACTTTCAACGAAAAACAAAGAGCAGGTTTACGTAAAGCAAATATTGGTTTTGTGTTTCAGAACTTTAATTTAATTGATGAATTAACGGTTTATGAAAATGTGGAACTACCATTAATTTACAATAAAGTAAAAGCATCCGAAAGAAAAGAACGCGTTACAGAAATTTTAGAAAGAATTGGCATTGCACACAGAGCAAAACATTTTCCACTACAATTATCTGGTGGACAACAACAAAGAGTTGCAGTTGCAAGGGCTTTGGTAACTAACCCAAAATTGATTTTAGCAGATGAGCCAACAGGAAATTTAGACAGTAAAAGTGGAAATGATGTCATGGAATTATTAACAGAATTACACGCAACTGGTGCAACAATTATTATGGTAACGCATTCAGCGTACGATGCACAATTTTCATCAAGAATTGTAACCTTAAAAGACGGAGAAATTATTTCTGAAAAAACAAATGAACATAAAGTAGATGTTTTAGTTGAATAA